One Halobaculum sp. CBA1158 DNA segment encodes these proteins:
- a CDS encoding PHP domain-containing protein produces the protein MEHDYHVHSTYSDGYFIEFMADSAAEAGLSAIGIADHCVVSEDPAEDQYRREMGFNLDVTYERRRDAIEAIRERADVEIFDAVELDYEPHDEAAIASFLEEAEFDYAVGSVHDLEGVNVHVREYFADRSEAERRALVDEYFEKLVALADSELFAIAAHPDLVERNPALRGLATEDHYERAAAAFADSRTVPELNAGRVLDDYGGLHPAPEFLDALADHGVGVAVGTDSHRPESIGPRVERIEAELAERGLEPVRVMDAV, from the coding sequence ATGGAACACGACTACCACGTCCACTCGACGTACTCGGACGGGTACTTCATCGAGTTCATGGCCGACAGCGCCGCCGAGGCGGGACTGTCGGCGATCGGGATCGCAGACCACTGCGTCGTCTCCGAGGACCCCGCAGAGGACCAGTACCGCCGCGAGATGGGGTTCAACCTCGACGTCACCTACGAGCGGCGGCGCGACGCAATCGAGGCGATCCGCGAGCGCGCCGACGTGGAGATCTTCGACGCCGTCGAACTCGACTACGAGCCCCACGACGAGGCCGCGATCGCGTCGTTCCTCGAGGAGGCCGAGTTCGACTACGCCGTCGGAAGCGTCCACGACCTGGAGGGCGTGAACGTCCACGTCCGAGAGTACTTCGCCGACAGGTCGGAGGCCGAGCGCCGAGCGCTGGTGGACGAGTACTTCGAGAAACTCGTCGCGCTGGCGGACTCGGAGCTGTTCGCGATCGCCGCCCACCCCGACCTCGTGGAGCGGAATCCCGCGTTGCGGGGGCTCGCGACCGAGGACCACTACGAGCGAGCGGCGGCGGCGTTCGCGGACTCGCGGACCGTCCCCGAGCTGAACGCCGGGCGCGTGCTCGACGACTACGGCGGGCTCCACCCCGCACCCGAGTTCCTGGACGCCCTCGCCGACCACGGCGTCGGTGTCGCCGTCGGCACCGACAGCCATCGACCCGAGTCGATCGGCCCCCGCGTCGAGCGCATCGAGGCCGAACTGGCCGAGCGCGGGCTGGAGCCCGTGCGCGTGATGGACGCCGTCTGA
- the eif1A gene encoding translation initiation factor eIF-1A codes for MSDDTSGRKPLRMPDDNQVFATVTDMLGGRRVTLRCADGEERMGRIPGRMRFRTWVKEGDIVIAEPWDWQDEKAEVVWRYESDDAQQLREEGHIQ; via the coding sequence ATGAGCGACGACACATCGGGGCGCAAGCCCCTTCGAATGCCCGACGACAACCAGGTGTTCGCTACCGTGACGGACATGCTCGGCGGCCGGCGCGTCACCCTGCGCTGTGCCGACGGCGAGGAGCGCATGGGTCGCATCCCCGGCCGGATGCGGTTCCGGACGTGGGTGAAGGAGGGCGACATCGTCATCGCCGAGCCGTGGGACTGGCAAGACGAGAAGGCGGAGGTCGTCTGGCGATACGAGTCCGACGACGCCCAGCAGCTCCGCGAGGAAGGCCACATCCAGTAG
- a CDS encoding GTP cyclohydrolase III translates to MTAAQLTLVQIDNYGPWTVTPEPRREMDLQTLQSRLFADLAQYIGNRGGYVFFTRFDNMVAVTNGLDRRDHELLQESVGNRFPVSVSLGIGVDEVPIEALETATERVQAAGSAQSAERSEALAGEFRDGDAAGDDDVSIAHFDVNDATGKYTDRLNEFDSFINIEHGYASLMRYMREEHGALSFFVGGDNVIAACPDLTRGDYLAAIDHVADDADVQLKVGVGEGATPHEAGYDAKHALEDCRYEGTLVEFA, encoded by the coding sequence GTGACCGCCGCGCAGCTGACGTTGGTGCAGATCGACAACTACGGCCCGTGGACCGTGACCCCGGAGCCCCGTCGGGAGATGGACCTCCAGACGCTCCAGTCGCGCCTGTTCGCGGACCTGGCACAGTACATCGGCAACCGGGGCGGCTACGTCTTCTTCACCCGCTTCGACAACATGGTGGCCGTGACGAACGGCCTCGACCGCCGCGACCACGAACTCCTCCAGGAGTCCGTCGGGAACCGCTTCCCCGTCAGCGTGAGCCTCGGAATCGGCGTCGACGAGGTGCCGATCGAGGCGCTGGAGACGGCGACCGAACGGGTACAGGCGGCCGGATCCGCCCAGTCCGCCGAGCGCAGCGAGGCGCTCGCGGGCGAGTTCCGCGACGGCGACGCCGCCGGCGACGACGACGTGTCGATCGCCCACTTCGACGTGAACGACGCGACCGGCAAGTACACCGACCGGCTCAACGAGTTCGACTCGTTCATCAACATCGAACACGGCTACGCGTCGCTGATGCGATACATGCGCGAGGAGCACGGCGCGCTCTCGTTCTTCGTCGGGGGCGACAACGTCATCGCCGCGTGTCCGGATCTCACGCGCGGGGACTACCTGGCCGCGATCGACCACGTCGCCGACGACGCGGACGTCCAACTCAAGGTCGGCGTCGGCGAGGGCGCGACGCCCCACGAGGCCGGCTACGACGCCAAGCACGCCTTGGAGGACTGCCGCTACGAGGGGACGCTCGTCGAGTTCGCCTGA
- a CDS encoding HAD-IIA family hydrolase, producing the protein MIRGVVLDVDGTVVRGDDPIPGAPAAVDRLRESGADVLFCSNNPTKGPPAYVDRLARAGIDATEPAVLTAADSTVAYLREHHPDDALYVVGEAGLVDQLTAADLRVVDDHDAADAGVVSVDRSFTYDDLAGALWALGDGTPYVGTDPDRVIPAPDRDVPGSGALINAVRGVLDHDPDAVLGKPSATARDLVFDRLGHPPAECLVVGDRLDTDIALGETAGATTALVCTGVTDRGDVAASDHDPDYVLDSLADIDRVLAAETEADADIDTRTDTGG; encoded by the coding sequence GTGATACGCGGAGTCGTGCTCGACGTCGACGGAACCGTCGTCCGCGGCGACGACCCGATCCCCGGCGCGCCGGCGGCCGTCGACCGCCTACGCGAGTCCGGCGCGGACGTGCTGTTCTGCTCGAACAACCCCACGAAGGGGCCGCCGGCGTACGTCGATCGCCTCGCGCGCGCCGGGATCGACGCGACCGAACCGGCGGTGCTGACCGCCGCCGACAGCACGGTCGCGTACCTCCGCGAGCACCACCCGGACGACGCGCTGTACGTCGTCGGAGAGGCCGGCCTCGTCGACCAGTTGACCGCGGCGGACCTGCGCGTCGTCGACGACCACGACGCGGCCGACGCCGGCGTCGTCTCCGTCGACCGGTCGTTCACGTACGACGACCTCGCGGGGGCGCTGTGGGCCCTCGGCGACGGCACGCCGTACGTCGGCACGGACCCCGACCGCGTCATCCCCGCTCCCGACCGCGACGTCCCGGGATCGGGTGCCCTGATCAACGCCGTTCGCGGCGTGCTCGATCACGATCCCGACGCCGTGCTCGGGAAGCCGTCGGCGACCGCTCGGGACCTGGTGTTCGACCGACTGGGTCACCCGCCCGCGGAGTGTCTCGTCGTCGGCGACCGCCTCGACACCGACATCGCGCTCGGCGAGACTGCCGGCGCGACGACCGCCCTCGTGTGCACCGGCGTCACCGACCGCGGCGACGTGGCCGCCTCCGATCACGACCCCGACTACGTGCTCGACAGTCTCGCGGACATCGACCGCGTCCTCGCGGCGGAGACGGAGGCCGACGCCGACATCGACACCCGCACCGACACCGGCGGGTAG
- a CDS encoding ADP-ribosylglycohydrolase family protein, with the protein MTERDSTDVTPGDSGDPVADDRRRERARGSLLGLACGDALGRPVDGSTAAAVRERHGRVTELLGGDRPAGTTTDATATAVAAGHARLDGYRSDNGSHEVPDGDRDAHADRVRPEDPAILLAGVPAGLGPGAPAERAEAAARAVRTVVSGDVPPEPIAGAVVLAVVVGAFVDGASVEEARADARTVALDRDAPVSVRETIAVVGDRGAVRIDAGGDPRATLETALHEALVADDPEEAIVSAASRGGAASALGAVAGAVAGARDGEAAVPARWLNELDGAPDLRRLADALVEDEGP; encoded by the coding sequence ATGACCGAACGCGACTCGACGGACGTGACGCCCGGCGACTCCGGCGACCCCGTCGCCGACGATCGCCGGCGGGAACGCGCCCGCGGGAGCCTGCTCGGCCTCGCCTGCGGCGACGCGCTCGGTCGCCCGGTCGACGGGAGCACGGCCGCGGCCGTCCGCGAGCGTCACGGCCGGGTGACGGAGCTGCTCGGCGGCGACCGCCCGGCCGGTACCACGACCGACGCCACGGCGACCGCCGTCGCCGCCGGCCACGCGCGTCTCGACGGGTACCGGAGCGACAACGGGTCACACGAGGTCCCCGACGGCGACCGTGACGCCCATGCCGACCGTGTCAGGCCTGAGGATCCGGCGATCCTGCTCGCCGGGGTGCCCGCCGGACTGGGGCCCGGAGCCCCCGCGGAGCGGGCGGAGGCGGCGGCGCGGGCGGTACGAACCGTCGTGTCCGGCGACGTCCCGCCCGAGCCGATCGCCGGAGCGGTCGTGCTCGCGGTCGTCGTGGGGGCGTTCGTCGACGGCGCGTCGGTCGAGGAGGCGCGCGCCGACGCACGAACGGTCGCACTCGACCGCGACGCCCCGGTCTCGGTCCGCGAGACGATCGCGGTCGTCGGCGACCGCGGCGCTGTGCGGATCGACGCCGGCGGCGACCCAAGAGCGACCCTGGAGACGGCCCTGCACGAAGCGCTCGTCGCCGACGATCCCGAGGAAGCGATCGTGTCGGCCGCGAGCCGCGGCGGGGCCGCGAGCGCCCTGGGAGCCGTCGCGGGCGCGGTCGCCGGCGCTCGCGACGGCGAGGCGGCGGTTCCGGCGCGCTGGCTGAACGAACTCGACGGCGCGCCCGATCTCCGCCGGCTCGCGGACGCCCTCGTCGAGGACGAGGGTCCCTGA
- a CDS encoding OsmC family protein, translating to MSDIETSTVSEEGFTSTSEVGDFELTIDALGEDGPDPNSVLVADYASCFLPAFRVGGQQRGHEDLGRVQIDAEADLDDDDDLAAIRFDIHVEADLDEETLADIVERAEGICHVHAALREGLHADITAHADAF from the coding sequence ATGTCCGACATCGAGACTTCCACGGTCAGCGAGGAAGGATTCACCAGCACGAGCGAGGTCGGCGACTTCGAGTTGACGATCGACGCGCTCGGCGAGGACGGCCCGGACCCCAACTCCGTGCTCGTCGCCGATTACGCCTCCTGCTTCCTGCCGGCGTTCCGCGTGGGCGGCCAGCAGCGCGGGCACGAGGACCTCGGGCGAGTCCAGATCGACGCCGAGGCCGACCTGGACGACGACGACGACCTCGCGGCGATCCGCTTCGACATCCACGTCGAGGCCGACCTGGACGAGGAGACGCTCGCGGACATCGTCGAGCGCGCCGAGGGGATCTGTCACGTCCACGCGGCGCTTCGCGAGGGGCTCCACGCCGACATCACGGCCCACGCCGACGCCTTCTGA